From a region of the Malania oleifera isolate guangnan ecotype guangnan chromosome 12, ASM2987363v1, whole genome shotgun sequence genome:
- the LOC131143991 gene encoding uncharacterized protein LOC131143991 translates to MMKEGRTKPYYGEASLRSSKPPFNKEIMEAPLPSRFKMLTFERYEGLNNPIDHLDTFKMVMQLQGAPDAIMCRAFATTLKGTARDWYRTLRPGSIGSFSEMEQLFTGHFLSGRRIAKTMGHLMSMAQGEQETLKKFMHRFNTTTLEIRNLDMGVALASLTTALQPRSFLYSLGKKSLVDMGELMAQAQKYINLEEMMDTRGSRIERKRKSSSRETGESYRSAKRYETSALHTSLKIRGQPNKFSTYTPLNVPRSELLMQIRKKDYVSWPEPMRTPLHKRNMSKFCAFHRDHGHDIEECIQLKKEIEALIRNGYLSKFIKEKDPQREPLGQRRPCAKEKEVQVIGEIAVIFGGSASGGDSGGARKRYAKQTRVDRQRELSKRHVLVGPGRNENQ, encoded by the exons atgatgaaagagggcagaaccaaaCCCTACTACGGGGAAGCGTCCCTGAGGTCCTCAAAGCCACCATTCAATAAAGAAATCATGGAGGCTCCACTgccaagtagattcaagatgctcacctttgaaaggtacgaggGTCTAAATAACCCAATTGATCATCTGGATACCTTCAAGATGGTGATGCAGTTGCAAGGGGCTCCAGACGCCATCATGTGCCGAGCTTTTGCAACAACCCTTAAGGGTACTGCCAGAGACTGGTACCGAACTCTACGACCCGGATCAATTGGTTCCTTCTCAGAGATGGAACAACTATtcaccggccacttccttagtGGCCGAAGAATTGCTAAAACAATGggccatctcatgagtatggcGCAAGGAGAGCAGGAGACTCTAAAGAAATTCATGCACCGCTTCAACACGACaaccctagaaatccgcaacCTAGACATGGGGGTGGCTTTAGCATCCTTGACAACGGCTCTCCAGCCTAGAAGCTTCTTATACTCTCTAGGGAAAAAATCGCTGGTGGATATGGGGGAGCTGATGGCTCAAGCACAAAAATACATCAActtggaggagatgatggatacaAGAGGAAGTCGCATAGAGCGGAAAAGGAAAAGTAGTAGCAGGGAGACGGGAGAATCCTATAGATCCGCGAAAAGATACGAGACTAGTGCACTACACACCAGCCTAAAGATAAGAGGACAACCCAACAAGTTCTCTACCTACACACCCCTGAATGTACCGCGCTCTGAATTATTGATGCAGATCAGAAAGAAGGACTATGTCTCGTGGCCTGAACCCATGCGAACGCCTCTTCACAAGcgaaacatgtccaagttctgcgcattccatagggatcatggtCACGACATAGAGGAATGCATTcagttgaagaaagaaatcgaagcCCTAATAAGAAATGGATACCTGTCAAAGTTTATAAAGGAAAAAGATCCACAAAGGGAACCTCTCGGGCAAAGGAGGCCTTGCGCAAAAGAGAAAGAAGTGCAGGTCATaggggaaattgcggtgatcttcggaggatccgctAGCGGAGGAGATAGTGGGGGTGctcgcaaaagatatgctaaacag ACGCGTGTTGATAGACAAAGGGAGCTCAGCAAACGTCATGTTCTGGTTGGTCCTGGTCGGAATGAAAATCAATAA